From Chelonia mydas isolate rCheMyd1 chromosome 22, rCheMyd1.pri.v2, whole genome shotgun sequence, the proteins below share one genomic window:
- the MSANTD2 gene encoding myb/SANT-like DNA-binding domain-containing protein 2 isoform X1 encodes MAAPCGSSQLPAAESPLKIPKMEVLSPGSPGALSDGNPSLSDPSTPSGASPLGPGGPGSASAAGAGAGGAGAGGRGGGASPSVSFSPGGAAAAAAAAACRGMSWTPAETNALIAVWGNERLVEARYQQLEGAGTVFGSKAPGPAMYERVSRALAELGYERTPSQCRERIKQLPKRQSELVRNAKYTLRRCYSRVKEHGVGKRKSSYTFEQLEQVFGQGGWDSQPCQPVLINSSGLYQELESDGSTMEEYSQEDWGNHSQDLHCYQGGDPELDEMPATKRTLKIKQESSEEAQKQDVMQNIVQILESVQLKWELFQSWTDFSRLHLSNKLAIFGIGYNTRWKEDIRYHYAEISSQVPLGKRLREYFNSEKPEGRIIMTRVQKMNWKNVYYKFLEITISEARCLELHMEVDWIPIAHSKPTGGNVVQYLLPGGIPKSPGLYAIGYEDCQEKPHSPHVDRRGPDPGKETQGEVDVPSPQASLRVEMESARIIYCYLGIAEVRTLQQCLFLHFQANTKTFSKEWVGINGFLSQNCIVEPGVSPKSIYIKFVEVERDFLSAGSLVECLEKAIGYPLKFNN; translated from the exons ATGGCGGCGCCCTGTGGCTCCTCGCAGCTCCCGGCCGCCGAGTCGCCGCTGAAGATCCCCAAGATGGAGGTCCTGTCGCCGGGCTCGCCGGGGGCGCTCAGCGACGGCAACCCCAGCCTCTCCGACCCCTCCACGCCCAGCGGCGCCTCCCCGCTGGGGCCGGGCGGGCCGGGCTCTGCCAGCGCCgcgggggccggggcggggggcgccgGGGCGGGGGGCCGCGGCGGCGGCGCGTCGCCCTCCGTCTCCTTCTCTCCCGgcggcgcggcggcggcggcggccgcggcCGCTTGCCGGGGCATGTCGTGGACGCCGGCCGAGACCAACGCGCTGATCGCGGTGTGGGGCAACGAGCGGCTGGTGGAGGCGCGGTACCAGCAGCTGGAGGGCGCCGGCACCGTCTTCGGCAGCAAGGCCCCCGGGCCCGCCATGTACGAGCGCGTCTCCCGCGCCCTGGCCGAGCTGGGCTACGAGCGGACCCCGTCCCAGTGCCGCGAGCGCATCAAG CAGCTTCCCAAGAGACAGAGTGAGTTAGTAAGGAATGCAAAATAT ACCCTTCGCAGGTGTTACAGTCGAGTGAAAGAACATGGTGTTGGGAAAAGGAAAAGCAGTTACACATTTGAACAATTGGAACAGGTGTTTGGTCAGGGAGGATGGGACTCGCAGCCCTGCCAACCTGTACTCATTAATAGTAGCGGCTTGTACCAGGAGCTGGAATCGGATGGCAGCACTATGGAGGAATATTCACAGGAGGATTGGGGGAACCACAGTCAGGATCTTCACTGCTACCAGGGAGGAGACCCGGAATTGG ATGAAATGCCTGCCACAAAGAGAACATTAAAGATAAAACAGGAATCTTCAGAAGAAGCACA GAAGCAAGACGTCATGCAGAACATTGTGCAAATCTTGGAATCCGTCCAGTTAAAATGGGAGCTGTTTCAGAGCTGGACAGATTTCTCCAGGCTACATCTTTCTAACAAACTAGCCATTTTTGGCATTGGTTATAACACACGCTGGAAGGAGGATATTCGCTACCACTACGCTGAGATCAGTTCCCAGGTGCCTCTTGGCAAACGGCTTAGGGAATATTTCAATTCGGAGAAGCCAGAGGGCAGGATCATCATGACGCGAGTACagaaaatgaactggaaaaacGTTTACTATAAATTCCTAGAGATTACTATTAGTGAAGCAAGATGCCTGGAGCTGCATATGGAAGTTGACTGGATACCTATAGCTCATTCTAAGCCAACTGGAGGAAATGTTGTTCAGTATTTATTACCAGGGGGGATTCCCAAAAGCCCTGGCCTGTATGCCATTGGTTATGAAGATTGCCAGGAGAAACCCCACTCACCCCATGTAGACCGCAGAGGCCCAGATCCTGGGAAAGAGACTCAGGGGGAGGTAGATGTCCCTTCACCACAGGCCTCTCTCAGGGTGGAGATGGAGTCTGCCAGAATTATCTATTGTTACCTTGGCATTGCTGAGGTTAGAACTCTCCAGCAGTgcttgtttttacattttcaggCCAACACCAAAACCTTCAGCAAAGAGTGGGTTGGAATCAATGGGTTTTTATCTCAGAACTGCATCGTAGAGCCAGGGGTGTCGCCTAAATCCATCTACATCAAATTTGTGGAAGTGGAGAGGGATTTTCTTTCTGCTGGCTCTTTGGTAGAGTGCCTGGAAAAAGCCATTGGATACCCATTGAAGTTTAACAACTGA
- the MSANTD2 gene encoding myb/SANT-like DNA-binding domain-containing protein 2 isoform X2, translating into MAAPCGSSQLPAAESPLKIPKMEVLSPGSPGALSDGNPSLSDPSTPSGASPLGPGGPGSASAAGAGAGGAGAGGRGGGASPSVSFSPGGAAAAAAAAACRGMSWTPAETNALIAVWGNERLVEARYQQLEGAGTVFGSKAPGPAMYERVSRALAELGYERTPSQCRERIKLPKRQSELVRNAKYTLRRCYSRVKEHGVGKRKSSYTFEQLEQVFGQGGWDSQPCQPVLINSSGLYQELESDGSTMEEYSQEDWGNHSQDLHCYQGGDPELDEMPATKRTLKIKQESSEEAQKQDVMQNIVQILESVQLKWELFQSWTDFSRLHLSNKLAIFGIGYNTRWKEDIRYHYAEISSQVPLGKRLREYFNSEKPEGRIIMTRVQKMNWKNVYYKFLEITISEARCLELHMEVDWIPIAHSKPTGGNVVQYLLPGGIPKSPGLYAIGYEDCQEKPHSPHVDRRGPDPGKETQGEVDVPSPQASLRVEMESARIIYCYLGIAEVRTLQQCLFLHFQANTKTFSKEWVGINGFLSQNCIVEPGVSPKSIYIKFVEVERDFLSAGSLVECLEKAIGYPLKFNN; encoded by the exons ATGGCGGCGCCCTGTGGCTCCTCGCAGCTCCCGGCCGCCGAGTCGCCGCTGAAGATCCCCAAGATGGAGGTCCTGTCGCCGGGCTCGCCGGGGGCGCTCAGCGACGGCAACCCCAGCCTCTCCGACCCCTCCACGCCCAGCGGCGCCTCCCCGCTGGGGCCGGGCGGGCCGGGCTCTGCCAGCGCCgcgggggccggggcggggggcgccgGGGCGGGGGGCCGCGGCGGCGGCGCGTCGCCCTCCGTCTCCTTCTCTCCCGgcggcgcggcggcggcggcggccgcggcCGCTTGCCGGGGCATGTCGTGGACGCCGGCCGAGACCAACGCGCTGATCGCGGTGTGGGGCAACGAGCGGCTGGTGGAGGCGCGGTACCAGCAGCTGGAGGGCGCCGGCACCGTCTTCGGCAGCAAGGCCCCCGGGCCCGCCATGTACGAGCGCGTCTCCCGCGCCCTGGCCGAGCTGGGCTACGAGCGGACCCCGTCCCAGTGCCGCGAGCGCATCAAG CTTCCCAAGAGACAGAGTGAGTTAGTAAGGAATGCAAAATAT ACCCTTCGCAGGTGTTACAGTCGAGTGAAAGAACATGGTGTTGGGAAAAGGAAAAGCAGTTACACATTTGAACAATTGGAACAGGTGTTTGGTCAGGGAGGATGGGACTCGCAGCCCTGCCAACCTGTACTCATTAATAGTAGCGGCTTGTACCAGGAGCTGGAATCGGATGGCAGCACTATGGAGGAATATTCACAGGAGGATTGGGGGAACCACAGTCAGGATCTTCACTGCTACCAGGGAGGAGACCCGGAATTGG ATGAAATGCCTGCCACAAAGAGAACATTAAAGATAAAACAGGAATCTTCAGAAGAAGCACA GAAGCAAGACGTCATGCAGAACATTGTGCAAATCTTGGAATCCGTCCAGTTAAAATGGGAGCTGTTTCAGAGCTGGACAGATTTCTCCAGGCTACATCTTTCTAACAAACTAGCCATTTTTGGCATTGGTTATAACACACGCTGGAAGGAGGATATTCGCTACCACTACGCTGAGATCAGTTCCCAGGTGCCTCTTGGCAAACGGCTTAGGGAATATTTCAATTCGGAGAAGCCAGAGGGCAGGATCATCATGACGCGAGTACagaaaatgaactggaaaaacGTTTACTATAAATTCCTAGAGATTACTATTAGTGAAGCAAGATGCCTGGAGCTGCATATGGAAGTTGACTGGATACCTATAGCTCATTCTAAGCCAACTGGAGGAAATGTTGTTCAGTATTTATTACCAGGGGGGATTCCCAAAAGCCCTGGCCTGTATGCCATTGGTTATGAAGATTGCCAGGAGAAACCCCACTCACCCCATGTAGACCGCAGAGGCCCAGATCCTGGGAAAGAGACTCAGGGGGAGGTAGATGTCCCTTCACCACAGGCCTCTCTCAGGGTGGAGATGGAGTCTGCCAGAATTATCTATTGTTACCTTGGCATTGCTGAGGTTAGAACTCTCCAGCAGTgcttgtttttacattttcaggCCAACACCAAAACCTTCAGCAAAGAGTGGGTTGGAATCAATGGGTTTTTATCTCAGAACTGCATCGTAGAGCCAGGGGTGTCGCCTAAATCCATCTACATCAAATTTGTGGAAGTGGAGAGGGATTTTCTTTCTGCTGGCTCTTTGGTAGAGTGCCTGGAAAAAGCCATTGGATACCCATTGAAGTTTAACAACTGA
- the MSANTD2 gene encoding myb/SANT-like DNA-binding domain-containing protein 2 isoform X3 — protein sequence MAAPCGSSQLPAAESPLKIPKMEVLSPGSPGALSDGNPSLSDPSTPSGASPLGPGGPGSASAAGAGAGGAGAGGRGGGASPSVSFSPGGAAAAAAAAACRGMSWTPAETNALIAVWGNERLVEARYQQLEGAGTVFGSKAPGPAMYERVSRALAELGYERTPSQCRERIKTLRRCYSRVKEHGVGKRKSSYTFEQLEQVFGQGGWDSQPCQPVLINSSGLYQELESDGSTMEEYSQEDWGNHSQDLHCYQGGDPELDEMPATKRTLKIKQESSEEAQKQDVMQNIVQILESVQLKWELFQSWTDFSRLHLSNKLAIFGIGYNTRWKEDIRYHYAEISSQVPLGKRLREYFNSEKPEGRIIMTRVQKMNWKNVYYKFLEITISEARCLELHMEVDWIPIAHSKPTGGNVVQYLLPGGIPKSPGLYAIGYEDCQEKPHSPHVDRRGPDPGKETQGEVDVPSPQASLRVEMESARIIYCYLGIAEVRTLQQCLFLHFQANTKTFSKEWVGINGFLSQNCIVEPGVSPKSIYIKFVEVERDFLSAGSLVECLEKAIGYPLKFNN from the exons ATGGCGGCGCCCTGTGGCTCCTCGCAGCTCCCGGCCGCCGAGTCGCCGCTGAAGATCCCCAAGATGGAGGTCCTGTCGCCGGGCTCGCCGGGGGCGCTCAGCGACGGCAACCCCAGCCTCTCCGACCCCTCCACGCCCAGCGGCGCCTCCCCGCTGGGGCCGGGCGGGCCGGGCTCTGCCAGCGCCgcgggggccggggcggggggcgccgGGGCGGGGGGCCGCGGCGGCGGCGCGTCGCCCTCCGTCTCCTTCTCTCCCGgcggcgcggcggcggcggcggccgcggcCGCTTGCCGGGGCATGTCGTGGACGCCGGCCGAGACCAACGCGCTGATCGCGGTGTGGGGCAACGAGCGGCTGGTGGAGGCGCGGTACCAGCAGCTGGAGGGCGCCGGCACCGTCTTCGGCAGCAAGGCCCCCGGGCCCGCCATGTACGAGCGCGTCTCCCGCGCCCTGGCCGAGCTGGGCTACGAGCGGACCCCGTCCCAGTGCCGCGAGCGCATCAAG ACCCTTCGCAGGTGTTACAGTCGAGTGAAAGAACATGGTGTTGGGAAAAGGAAAAGCAGTTACACATTTGAACAATTGGAACAGGTGTTTGGTCAGGGAGGATGGGACTCGCAGCCCTGCCAACCTGTACTCATTAATAGTAGCGGCTTGTACCAGGAGCTGGAATCGGATGGCAGCACTATGGAGGAATATTCACAGGAGGATTGGGGGAACCACAGTCAGGATCTTCACTGCTACCAGGGAGGAGACCCGGAATTGG ATGAAATGCCTGCCACAAAGAGAACATTAAAGATAAAACAGGAATCTTCAGAAGAAGCACA GAAGCAAGACGTCATGCAGAACATTGTGCAAATCTTGGAATCCGTCCAGTTAAAATGGGAGCTGTTTCAGAGCTGGACAGATTTCTCCAGGCTACATCTTTCTAACAAACTAGCCATTTTTGGCATTGGTTATAACACACGCTGGAAGGAGGATATTCGCTACCACTACGCTGAGATCAGTTCCCAGGTGCCTCTTGGCAAACGGCTTAGGGAATATTTCAATTCGGAGAAGCCAGAGGGCAGGATCATCATGACGCGAGTACagaaaatgaactggaaaaacGTTTACTATAAATTCCTAGAGATTACTATTAGTGAAGCAAGATGCCTGGAGCTGCATATGGAAGTTGACTGGATACCTATAGCTCATTCTAAGCCAACTGGAGGAAATGTTGTTCAGTATTTATTACCAGGGGGGATTCCCAAAAGCCCTGGCCTGTATGCCATTGGTTATGAAGATTGCCAGGAGAAACCCCACTCACCCCATGTAGACCGCAGAGGCCCAGATCCTGGGAAAGAGACTCAGGGGGAGGTAGATGTCCCTTCACCACAGGCCTCTCTCAGGGTGGAGATGGAGTCTGCCAGAATTATCTATTGTTACCTTGGCATTGCTGAGGTTAGAACTCTCCAGCAGTgcttgtttttacattttcaggCCAACACCAAAACCTTCAGCAAAGAGTGGGTTGGAATCAATGGGTTTTTATCTCAGAACTGCATCGTAGAGCCAGGGGTGTCGCCTAAATCCATCTACATCAAATTTGTGGAAGTGGAGAGGGATTTTCTTTCTGCTGGCTCTTTGGTAGAGTGCCTGGAAAAAGCCATTGGATACCCATTGAAGTTTAACAACTGA
- the MSANTD2 gene encoding myb/SANT-like DNA-binding domain-containing protein 2 isoform X4, with protein sequence MAAPCGSSQLPAAESPLKIPKMEVLSPGSPGALSDGNPSLSDPSTPSGASPLGPGGPGSASAAGAGAGGAGAGGRGGGASPSVSFSPGGAAAAAAAAACRGMSWTPAETNALIAVWGNERLVEARYQQLEGAGTVFGSKAPGPAMYERVSRALAELGYERTPSQCRERIKQLPKRQSELVRNAKYTLRRCYSRVKEHGVGKRKSSYTFEQLEQVFGQGGWDSQPCQPVLINSSGLYQELESDGSTMEEYSQEDWGNHSQDLHCYQGGDPELDEMPATKRTLKIKQESSEEAQYVYISRVEIT encoded by the exons ATGGCGGCGCCCTGTGGCTCCTCGCAGCTCCCGGCCGCCGAGTCGCCGCTGAAGATCCCCAAGATGGAGGTCCTGTCGCCGGGCTCGCCGGGGGCGCTCAGCGACGGCAACCCCAGCCTCTCCGACCCCTCCACGCCCAGCGGCGCCTCCCCGCTGGGGCCGGGCGGGCCGGGCTCTGCCAGCGCCgcgggggccggggcggggggcgccgGGGCGGGGGGCCGCGGCGGCGGCGCGTCGCCCTCCGTCTCCTTCTCTCCCGgcggcgcggcggcggcggcggccgcggcCGCTTGCCGGGGCATGTCGTGGACGCCGGCCGAGACCAACGCGCTGATCGCGGTGTGGGGCAACGAGCGGCTGGTGGAGGCGCGGTACCAGCAGCTGGAGGGCGCCGGCACCGTCTTCGGCAGCAAGGCCCCCGGGCCCGCCATGTACGAGCGCGTCTCCCGCGCCCTGGCCGAGCTGGGCTACGAGCGGACCCCGTCCCAGTGCCGCGAGCGCATCAAG CAGCTTCCCAAGAGACAGAGTGAGTTAGTAAGGAATGCAAAATAT ACCCTTCGCAGGTGTTACAGTCGAGTGAAAGAACATGGTGTTGGGAAAAGGAAAAGCAGTTACACATTTGAACAATTGGAACAGGTGTTTGGTCAGGGAGGATGGGACTCGCAGCCCTGCCAACCTGTACTCATTAATAGTAGCGGCTTGTACCAGGAGCTGGAATCGGATGGCAGCACTATGGAGGAATATTCACAGGAGGATTGGGGGAACCACAGTCAGGATCTTCACTGCTACCAGGGAGGAGACCCGGAATTGG ATGAAATGCCTGCCACAAAGAGAACATTAAAGATAAAACAGGAATCTTCAGAAGAAGCACA GTATGTATACATCAGCCGTGTGGAAATCACGTAA